The Helicoverpa armigera isolate CAAS_96S chromosome 28, ASM3070526v1, whole genome shotgun sequence genomic interval tattaattttaaaacattattgcaAATTAAATAGTCTGTTGACCAAGAATTTGGAAGCGGTGGGTGGCTCCGTTTGACAGAAATGATAAAATGAAGTTTGATTACTAAACATATTTAGGTAAAGCAGGTGAGATTTAAATTCTCCATATGCGCCTAAACGAAAGCCTTGTTAGTTCAATAATAAAGTTAacctagaagaagacgcctgaaCTACCTGGCTAATGGCAATCTTCAATCGTTCTTTTGAGGATGGCGTCTTTCCGGATGAATGGAAAAAAGCTCGAATCGTACCTGTCTTTAAAAAAGGAGATCAGAATAATGTAAAGAATTACCGTCCTATTTCCATTCTGTcttgtttttcaaaattgtgTGAGTCCCTACTATGTCCTATCATTACAAAATACATGAATAGTATCATCACAACTGCACAACATGGCTTTATAACCGGCCGCGCCGTTCAAACGAACCTTGTGTCTTTTGTGTCGGATCTGTCTGTGGCTGTTGACAACGGGAAACAAATTGATGCTATATACACAGACTTTTCTAGTGCTTTTGAAAAAGTCAGTCATCCCCTTTTGCTGTGTAAACTTGAATCCCTTGGCATACACGGAagtcttttaaattggtttCAATCCTACCTATTCCAAAGACCACAAACAGTATCAGTAAAGGGGTATGACTCAGAAATATACTTTGCCAGGTCTGGCGTGCCGCAGGGCTCTCATCTTGGACCCACTTTATTCACTGTTTTTATCAATGATATCacaaatgaaattaaacacTCAAAATTGTCCCTATACGCAGATGATCTAAAGATATATCGAGAAGTAAATTCTACATCCGATGTTGATCTTATTCAAAAAGACCTTGACCGAATTCGAGACTGGTGTCAAAAAAATTCAATGACTCTCAACGCATCTAAATGTTATCACATCAAGTACACAAAAAGAAGAGCTCCTATACACTCAAATTACAACATTGACGGAACAATATTGCAAGAAGTCAATGAAATTAGAGATCTGGGTGTTATTATAGACAGTAAATTAACATTTTCCTCACATATTAACGCGGCAGCAAAAAAAGGAGCTCGGATGTTAGGATTCATAAAAAGAAATACCAAAGAGTTTCGTCTTATacggacaaaaaaaatattatattatagtctTGTACAAAGTCATCTGGAATTTGCCTCTGAAGTGTGGAATCCCATATATGCTGTACAATCTCAGAGGATTGAGAGTATCCAACGAGCGTTTACCAGACATCTGGCGTATATCTCGTCCGGAATTTCACATAGGGTCCCATACTACCAAAGactaaatttctttaaaatgaatacTCTCCATAATCGTCGCAAAATTCATGACATTCAATTCTTACACAAACTCATTAATGGAAAGACAGATTGTAGCGAATTAGTTCATCACATCAAACTTGCTGTTCCCACCAGAATACCGCGATACCCAATCACCAAACCATTCCACATTCCATTTTACAGAACCAATGTTGGTAAACGCTCGCCTATGTCACGAATTTGCAGTGAATATAACTCTTTGTGCGGGAGCTCAgacaattttgatattttccaTGATCCCTATAATAAATTTAAGCGCAATATAAATGcctcttataaattaaattttgcacaaaattgACCAATTTGAATAGTACCTTGTCATTTGCCTCGTAtcgattcttcttctttttttttattattatttttgttatgcatagtttggtttagtttaatttaagttatttttaatttgaacgttGTGCGCACCTATAATTGACATATTTACGCAGGACCTATTACAATTGTAAACGTATATATGTGaacgtatttgtaaataagttgttggtgtgcctaaataaataaataaataaataaatggcatctctgctcatctttccttgctccgtCATCACGTTCTTAATAACATATCCATGTAAATTTCCATTCTACAGGTGCACAATGCCTCGCGTGATGAAGTGCCTGGTGTACATCGGCGTGGCTGCCTTCCTGCATCAGCTGCCGAGGTTCTTCGACCGGCGGTACGTCCCGCAGATCACAGTCTGGCGAGGACACTTCGAAGAAGTCTGCAGAGTAAGTAGACctcgtctgcctagccttttcctaactatgatAGGATCGGGACCCAGTAAGATGATTGCCATTAAGTGGAGTGACTGCCTACTTGACCTCCTGTACCTAGTTATTTGGGGAACACTTTTGGTACCTACCCTTTTACTTTACTCTATCTATTGGATCAGTATTTTTTGGTATCAAAGCGCAACTGAGTtacttactttcgcatttacatcTATTTCATAGTGAACCACTGTACCCACAACTGCCTCGCCATTTGTCAGTTTCCGATATTTGTAAAATCTGATAAATTCTGACCATCATCGCTCGAACCGCGCAGCTCGTATAGGCAAAATTGATCCTAATCTATGCCGTTCCCCATTCAAAAAGAGGTCTACAGTCTACAACTACCCTCAGACGACAAATAGACCAATATCGATCGAAAATATTTGGCAAAAATGTCCCCATTGGACCGTATCGAACGGGATCATTTTCAGAAGTCCATAGACGGTCCCAGTAGATTCTAAACACGTTTGCACCGTGATTAGGGTTGGGAAGATATGTCAGTCAATGTCATCCCTTTTTTATTAGGGCTTAGATTCTGATCTATAATGGGAAAGGGTAGCATTGGAGAAAATACCCCTTTTTGGCAAAAAGAGGTTATGGTTTTTGAGGTATGTTTGTAAACTATGAAAGgagacaaaaaacaaaagattacattaacagaaaaataaatataaatcaaaactaTATAAACGAAAAAGTTGCAAAATGGTACATAAAGTTTTAAAGTTGACTGAacgattttatttttcgaaaacgAACGCAAGATTACAATTTCTAAATGTACCTACTAGATAATATTCAGATACGTCCGAAAATAGAATCATATTGAAATTACAACTGCATGTTTTTTTTCCTGTAAAAACGAAACTACTGAGAAACAAATAATACAGATGACGATAAAAGAATTACCATACGCGAATacacataagtaaataaacaaacagttaatgaaaacacaataacaatcattattttttcaatcgaCTGAACTCGATACCGATAACATTCGATTCACAATACCGAATAATATGAATCGATTTGAAACCCGTAATGTCAGTGCACACAAAATTCATTATATCAATCAAAATGTCAAGATATCATTCATCATTCACTCGTTCATTCAATAAAAAGTTCACAACGGTATTgaatgcaaatatatttttttatcaaatattaatttgaacgtttatttacttttaataaaaagttatgataTTGTGTTCATCGGGTAAAttggtagaaataaaataatatacgttcttagttactttttatttgttgtttacattaatttagtTCATGTTATAAGCCTGAATGATCATgacttttcattaaaattaagtcTTGGTAATACCAATGAAACTACTGGTAAAATGGTTTGGATGTGCTATCAAAGTTACCTGAAGTTATAATTTACCTAATTTGACTTTAAGTTTACCAATTGAGTTTCTTCGCGTTGGTCTTTATGAGATTTCGACAACTGAAGTCGTCACAAACTTATCTTATTTACCTAACTTTAATCTGTTTAACACCAAACTTAGGGATATTAAGTTTTCTAACTCGTggctataataaaaaaaaattgtttatagtatatttttctcttttccaGATCGAAATGGCTCCCTGGGTGCACGCAATATCACTGGACGCGTACTTCATAACCTACTACGGCTTCAGGGTCTTATTCGTTCATCTCATCCCTTGCACATCTCTAGTAGTCCTCAATGTCTTACTCTTCAGAGCTATGAGGACCGCACAAATAAACAGGCAAAGACTCTTCAAGGAGAACAGAAAATCCGAGTGCAGAAAGCTGAGAGACTCAAACTGTACTACATTAATGCTTATAGTCGTTGTCACGGTCTTTTTGCTGGTCGAAATCCCAGTCGCTGTCGTCACTATCTTACATATAATATCTAGCACTATTGTCGAAATTCTAGACTATTATATAGCCAACATCTTGATTTTAATCACTAATTTCTTCATCTTAGTTTCTTATCCTATCAATTTTGCGATCTATTGTGGCATGTCAAGACAGTTTCGAGAGACTTTCAAAGAGCTTTTTATAAGGGGCGCGGTGACGAGTAGGAAAAATGGCGGATCCAGTAGGTATTCCCTAGTGAATGGCCCTAGGACTTGCACGAACGAAACTGTGCTTTAaatttttcgtatttttgtaaatattcttaTGAGTAGTTTTTAAGGattttttgaattgtttttttaattgtctaTGTATGTACTGTTAGGACATATCAATTATGGAAAATGgaaaattctgtttttattttcaaataatatgaaaagttTCGAAAAATTTACCTTctacaaaaaaagttaatttattctcatttttattatggatggcacaaatgtttgttaaaatataataataagtgtataaaaattaaacgtcgatttttattgaatgtaaAACATTGTACAAAAACGACGAATTCTAGGGtttataccaaaataaaatatagtaaaaaatgtAAGTAGTTTAGCGATGTataatttgcatttatatttgcttattgtataaatataaaaaatatataatttgtgtatACTTTTTCGCGGCTGTGAGATTACCTGATCAAAAGTtgataataaatgattaattttgttatatttaatatattttgtatattgatTAGCTAATCACACGGCCTTTGAATGGTGAGCCCCCATTTCGGAAAAGTAtcaaaaattttgtaaatattatacaaataaaaaaaaatacaattatttagttCTCAATGTGCTTTTATTATTCAGGAATTTTAGAATAAGATGAAAAACGATTTATGAGATATttgtaaatttatataaaaatatattaaaaataaaagtagatatgtgtaaaaatgtgtaagtatttataaaaagtcaAATGGTACTAAATGTTTATGTTGTAACTATATGTTATCAATGTTTGTAATGCTTCCTTATTTTAATGGTAGATAATCTTTTAGATTAGGacaaaatagagaaaaaaattgaaatagttGCGCCACAGTCGCGCTATagttgcccaactatcatgcaATGTTAAGTCCTAATCTTAACTATACAGCGACAGTCATAGaacctaatttaaaatgttaacattttgtaaattaattcggACCATGGCGAATTGAATATTATGTTAGGTGcatattattaaaagtaaataaataaattatataaattcatttgttttattcacCTCCGAGTTGCGAAATCAAAGACAAATGACAATCTCACAAAAGCTCTGAAGATAGTCTCTACTTACGGATCGAGCACACACACATATGTACATTATAATatcatactagcttttgcccgcagtTCCATCTGGCTTCTGAGAGAACTACCATCTGACGTACAAGCtttattactgccaagtttcatcaaaatccattcagcgGTTCTCGCGTGaacaagtacagtcaacttcatgtcagtggtaacagttgtataggaaaatcgtacttattactattgagttaaggtgcatgacagttaccacatacatccttacaaactttcgcatgaataatatttacttagttaGCGTTGTAAAAGTGAATTACTAAGCAAAGAAAGTAAGTAGTGCTACTTCATATTTTCCACTACTCATACATGGTAAATTGTGTACCTTTCTATCtatacataggtaaatagaATTATTATGGTAGACGAACATACGTTAACCAAACGCGCCCATCGTTTCGAAATCAAGGGGAGGTCTCGCACTAATCTAACTTTAAGCGTACTTTTagaattcaaaatatattttcactaaaACACTACAACTTTTAAACACCTACGGTCCCCATTTAGTCCCTAAAACGATCTAGTGCTAAAGAGGGTCAGCGAGGgacccgtcaaaattgatatttaactAAAACTGTCCCTTTACGAACTAATAACTGGAAAAGTTTAATCGAATTGAGTATACGTAACTATGGTTTAACAGTAAgaggttttattaaattactggTATATTATCTGGTCTGTCTAGTCTTTTTCCATCTATGTTAtctattatattcatatatatcaTTACGGTCACGTTGACCTGCAACCATGAATACAAGAAACAATGCTTTAAGCACCAGCATAGAAAAAAGATAATACAAATAGTCCATAGTGagtataatacaaataaaggTAAAGGTAAATTACAATTCTGTTCTGAAGTTAGccgtttaactttttttttggtagaTTTAGTCTAGCCACTTTGGACAAACAGAGCTTCTTACACACACACAGGAGGTATAGGAGTGTCTTATACATTTTACATACTTaccatatatttttgtttagaattCGGCTTCAATAGCGTCAAACAGGGCATTATATACCTCTACATGAAAGCTGAATCACCCCTTCACTGGAGCACAACATGAAAACCTAATTCGCTAATTCTTAGAGCAATTAATCAACCGGACACGCCATTCCGATGCCTTCCCTTCAGAGACAGAGGGCAGAGGTATAGAACGCTGGACATAAAATTCATGTTGAACAAaatagaatgaaaaaaaaacaaatcatacTAAAACAAGTTAACATTGTGTTACTCGATTTTGTCAAATAATGAAATCGAAATGCTCGagtgagctatcactatttgatttttttcgcATAGAGATTAGCGCTCAAAGCGGCTCCGTTAAGTTCGATGATCTAAACCCTATTTCAATAGTTCAAGCGCCTAAATTAGAATAGTTATGTACCAGCGATGCTTTGTGTATTGAAGTACTGAAGTCAAAAACACGATTATATTACCGGTTTTTGAACGCTTATGCGTTTTGGGCGGTGGTTACCATGCAAGTGTATGCAATTAATCAGACTGTACAGAAGCGAGTAATTGAGTAAGTATATGTGTTTATAACTTCTTCACATGCAAACGGCtgaacagatttttatgaaacttggcagGATCTCAGCTATATAGTGAAGTTGCTTCACACTTtataaaaaactagcttctgccagcggtttcacctcggttcaacctctgcacgaacccggataaaaagtagcctatagccttcctcgataagtgggctatctaacaccgaaagaattgttcaaatcggaccagtagttcctgagattagcgcgttcaaacaaacaaacaaacaaactcttcagctctataataaaaaatagagagaaaaatcagcatttaaattttttgtcatatacttttttatttttctgtgtaTGTCTTAAGAGGTATATCGCAAGTgagatatattttgttatgttttgcaGATGCAAAACTACAATACTTTTTCTCTCTTATGTTGTTGGTGACCCTTCTGACCTTGCCATACCATAGCCAGTTATAGAGCaccaataaaacttaatttacgAGTACAGTAATGAAAAGAGGTGCGCCTATGATTGCCTCTAATTCAATACACAGCGTTATTATCCCATGGGGTTgggccatggagaacaaatgactagcggaagAGAAATGAAATga includes:
- the LOC110371493 gene encoding sex peptide receptor; this encodes MAAQDKDWVDYFGDFNATKQIVDGDSTDLDISKVNYNYYDNGTGYPGYSNFSAADDFCTSNHSHFYLNVTCEFPVNYAEPMYGYIAPFLLATTTVANTLIVVVLSRRHMRTPTNVVLMAMALCDMFTMLFPAPWLFYMYTFGNHYKPLSPVRACQAWNYMNEVIPAMFHTASIWLTLALAVQRYIYVCHAPVARTWCTMPRVMKCLVYIGVAAFLHQLPRFFDRRYVPQITVWRGHFEEVCRIEMAPWVHAISLDAYFITYYGFRVLFVHLIPCTSLVVLNVLLFRAMRTAQINRQRLFKENRKSECRKLRDSNCTTLMLIVVVTVFLLVEIPVAVVTILHIISSTIVEILDYYIANILILITNFFILVSYPINFAIYCGMSRQFRETFKELFIRGAVTSRKNGGSSRYSLVNGPRTCTNETVL